The Candidatus Zixiibacteriota bacterium genome includes a window with the following:
- the feoB gene encoding ferrous iron transport protein B — MKSNSVSGRKIRIALTGNPNSGKTTVFNAITGSHQHVGNYPGVTVEKKIGSRRFEGNNLEIVDLPGVYSLTPHSAEEVVARNYLIEEKPDVVIDIIDSSSLERNLYLAIQLLEMGVPLVLAFNMSDVAVSRGIRIDIEKLSRLLNVPIVPTVGSRSRGIDELLQTSVNTAGNTNGTRGLVIGYGPEIDAELDGLRQLISADNGAAPGRRRRWLALKTLEGDREIEKLAEWKDVFNTPDLRDTVENAASRLASSLEDSPEVHMAESRYAYISDIVRETVSSAVEQKRNMSDRIDSIVTNRVLGLPIFLGLMYVVFQLTFTVGEPLMGWIENLFGWLGGLIESNWPSDSALKSLIEDGIIGGVGGVLVFLPNILLLFLAIAVLEDSGYMARAAFIMDRLMHKIGLQGKSFIPLLIGFGCTIPAIMATRTLENQRDRLTTMLVAPLMSCGARLPIYTLLIPAFFPRPWHGIMLWTIYAIGIVLAIVIAKLLRSTALKGESAPFVMELPPYRMPTPKSVLLHMWERGRLYLRKAGTVILAISIILWALTTYPQKTVFDKDYDAAIDRIQLNYNAELVSSDLNEDAVQAFLDKQLAAVKREQQAEAMAYTAAGRIGHWIEPLIKPMGFDWKIGTALIGAFAAKEVFVAQMGIVYAIGEEAEEADALRQRLQASYTPLVAFCIMLFCLVSAPCMATIVVTGRESNSWKWALLQLGGLTMVAWILATAVYQIGSIL, encoded by the coding sequence ATGAAGTCGAACAGCGTATCCGGTCGAAAAATCAGGATAGCCTTAACCGGTAATCCCAACTCGGGTAAAACTACGGTTTTCAACGCCATAACCGGCTCGCACCAACATGTGGGAAACTATCCCGGAGTTACGGTCGAGAAGAAAATCGGTTCGCGTCGTTTCGAAGGAAACAATCTGGAAATTGTCGATTTGCCGGGAGTTTACAGTCTCACTCCGCATTCGGCGGAGGAGGTGGTGGCCCGCAACTACCTTATCGAAGAAAAGCCGGATGTGGTAATCGACATAATCGACTCCTCCAGCCTGGAAAGAAACCTGTATCTGGCGATCCAGTTACTCGAGATGGGCGTACCGCTGGTGCTGGCTTTCAACATGAGCGATGTGGCTGTTTCTCGCGGTATCCGTATCGATATAGAAAAATTGTCACGATTGCTCAACGTACCCATCGTTCCGACGGTTGGGAGTCGCTCTCGGGGAATCGATGAATTACTTCAGACATCGGTGAATACGGCCGGTAATACGAACGGTACTCGCGGCCTGGTTATCGGTTACGGACCGGAAATCGATGCCGAATTGGACGGACTGCGTCAACTCATATCAGCCGACAACGGCGCCGCTCCCGGGCGACGTCGTCGTTGGCTGGCGTTGAAAACACTCGAAGGCGACCGGGAAATCGAGAAGCTTGCCGAATGGAAGGATGTTTTCAACACCCCCGATTTGCGCGATACCGTAGAAAACGCCGCGAGTCGTCTCGCAAGCAGTCTCGAAGATTCTCCCGAAGTACACATGGCCGAGTCGCGTTACGCCTACATTTCGGACATCGTGAGGGAAACAGTTTCTTCGGCGGTCGAACAGAAAAGAAACATGTCGGACCGCATTGACAGCATAGTCACCAACCGTGTCTTAGGCCTGCCGATCTTCCTCGGTCTCATGTACGTTGTTTTCCAGCTCACCTTCACCGTCGGCGAACCGTTGATGGGTTGGATAGAAAATCTATTCGGCTGGCTTGGAGGCTTAATCGAATCGAACTGGCCGAGCGACAGTGCTCTCAAATCGTTAATAGAGGATGGGATTATCGGCGGCGTGGGTGGTGTGCTGGTGTTCCTGCCCAACATACTTTTGCTATTTCTGGCGATTGCCGTTCTGGAGGACTCGGGCTATATGGCACGAGCAGCCTTTATCATGGATCGACTCATGCATAAGATTGGCCTCCAGGGCAAGAGCTTCATTCCGCTCCTGATCGGTTTCGGCTGTACTATTCCGGCGATCATGGCTACTCGCACGCTCGAGAATCAACGCGACAGACTCACCACGATGCTGGTAGCGCCTTTGATGAGTTGCGGTGCGCGCCTGCCGATCTACACCCTCCTTATCCCCGCTTTTTTCCCACGTCCGTGGCACGGCATCATGTTGTGGACCATCTACGCTATCGGTATCGTGTTGGCGATCGTAATTGCCAAGTTACTGCGCTCGACGGCGCTAAAGGGTGAATCCGCACCGTTCGTCATGGAATTGCCGCCGTATCGCATGCCGACTCCGAAAAGCGTACTGCTTCACATGTGGGAACGCGGCCGGTTGTATCTCAGGAAAGCCGGTACGGTTATTCTCGCGATTTCAATCATTCTCTGGGCGCTGACCACATATCCGCAGAAAACCGTTTTCGACAAAGACTACGACGCGGCCATTGACCGGATTCAATTAAACTATAATGCCGAACTTGTGAGCAGCGACTTGAACGAGGATGCTGTTCAAGCATTTCTGGACAAACAACTCGCCGCCGTCAAGCGAGAACAACAAGCCGAAGCCATGGCTTATACGGCCGCCGGCCGCATCGGTCATTGGATAGAACCGCTGATCAAACCAATGGGCTTCGATTGGAAAATCGGCACCGCCCTGATCGGAGCTTTTGCCGCCAAGGAAGTATTCGTGGCGCAAATGGGAATAGTTTATGCGATCGGTGAGGAAGCCGAAGAAGCCGACGCCCTGAGACAACGACTACAGGCATCTTATACGCCGCTGGTCGCATTCTGCATAATGCTATTCTGTCTTGTCAGCGCGCCGTGCATGGCAACGATAGTCGTAACCGGCCGCGAAAGCAATTCCTGGAAATGGGCTCTGCTGCAACTGGGAGGACTGACCATGGTGGCCTGGATCCTGGCAACCGCCGTGTACCAAATAGGATCGATCTTGTGA
- a CDS encoding FeoA family protein, with protein sequence MNGSTEIALPNTASSSILRGPLPLALSHAGESFRITRINGSRDLKEHLSALGLTPGVEVVIHCNDRKGPVIVGVKGSRLIIGQDAALKIMIE encoded by the coding sequence ATGAACGGATCGACGGAAATAGCCCTGCCTAATACCGCTTCTTCCTCGATTCTGCGAGGACCTCTGCCGCTGGCTTTGAGCCATGCCGGAGAGAGTTTTCGGATAACAAGGATTAATGGTAGTCGAGATTTGAAAGAGCATTTATCGGCCCTGGGATTAACGCCGGGTGTTGAAGTGGTAATTCACTGCAACGACCGGAAAGGCCCGGTGATAGTCGGCGTTAAAGGTAGTCGCTTGATAATCGGTCAAGACGCCGCTCTCAAGATAATGATCGAGTAA
- a CDS encoding DtxR family transcriptional regulator has product MSSEALSASLEDYLEVIYHLIAEKQAARVKDISKRLKVNYSSVTGALKSLSSRELVNYAPYELVTLTPRGETLARDVIRRHEVLRDFFVKVLAIEEKHADEAACKMEHAVSAKILERFIAFVEFVETCPRGGASWIKGFGYQCDQDDSMENCEACVSGILMDLKKKKADIKKNERTAIPLDELRPGKKGRIVKISRSGDARRRIAEMGVTSGSLVEVERVAPLGDPIEVKVKGYHLSLRKDDANKIMVYEL; this is encoded by the coding sequence ATGTCGTCAGAAGCTCTAAGCGCCAGTCTTGAAGACTACCTGGAGGTGATATACCACCTCATCGCCGAGAAACAGGCAGCACGAGTCAAAGATATATCCAAACGACTCAAGGTTAATTATTCCTCCGTTACCGGAGCCCTCAAGTCGCTTTCATCCCGAGAGTTGGTAAACTACGCCCCTTATGAATTGGTCACCCTGACGCCCCGGGGTGAAACTCTGGCCCGCGATGTTATCCGGCGTCATGAGGTGCTGCGGGACTTTTTCGTGAAAGTACTCGCGATCGAAGAGAAGCATGCCGACGAGGCGGCCTGTAAAATGGAACACGCCGTGTCGGCGAAAATCCTGGAGAGATTCATTGCCTTCGTGGAATTCGTCGAGACCTGCCCGAGGGGCGGCGCCTCGTGGATAAAAGGATTCGGGTATCAATGTGACCAGGACGATTCAATGGAAAATTGTGAAGCCTGCGTTTCGGGTATTCTGATGGATTTAAAAAAGAAAAAAGCGGATATCAAGAAAAACGAACGAACGGCTATCCCTCTGGATGAATTGCGTCCCGGCAAAAAGGGCCGAATCGTAAAAATCAGTCGGAGCGGCGATGCCAGACGACGAATCGCTGAAATGGGAGTAACCTCCGGATCCCTCGTGGAGGTAGAACGAGTGGCGCCGCTGGGGGATCCAATCGAAGTGAAGGTCAAGGGTTACCACCTGTCGTTGCGCAAAGATGATGCAAATAAGATAATGGTCTATGAGCTATGA
- a CDS encoding M6 family metalloprotease domain-containing protein: protein MNKSHVSALIIILLILAATPSFAVDIDKGILLDIPPEIQVQQFGKIAGSQLTPEDSADIAAFRFDGDTVKILVVLVRWSDRWSTYPSATFDSMILSHDTYPPGSVADYFEEVSYGHAHVTGTVLEWYNAGIYNAGYDFQDLLPILDASVDFSQYDGNNDGDVDAVIFVRAGTGQEDTGDPNDIWSYAYRYPTNSGPGPYDGVYVSAWNTSPELRPLRDPSNPTQFSGVDSLNQIRVFCHETTHNLGLPDMYDYDSKLDTTTYFTPNDDNDHPWVDWCLMGYAGYGILSIRSAVPPHINGWGKMQLGWIDPIELVGEYEDLVIYDINTHADSSLYLLPIHETQGEYFLLEYRNPRSTGKFDKVDSDFSCYFWPDLTYGCDTLDRGLLISHVHDSLGAYWWRINNGMPSYPHYTVTVVDAGYNPSMDLYQNPEGRLTDSAQWWYPYETRRAATYNPDVPGQTEFSPTTTPSSEGYFGPTNITVRVDSIVDDKMYAYVFNPYGDIDFDGVLDDGDGSGVAWDNPCTGGQTVGCDDNCPYEPNPDQADTNHNLIGDVCDYRFERWDTVATACVSLTVSNLANYGHQSNTSSGGANMAHPNEDCDQTANVWLYDGSSVICYVNGTDTVGNWSLFQQFHYCFVDDRRWMLPTATSTDYDEFFGGTHVTADSTLAVEDTWYAPKSLTDCNFVIHRTTIFTYDAAVHSGLTIGEVTDWDVPDNYGWNVSGITPGMMLYQTGTDLDCIDQSRRLASTDLIGWFLNDSCDLYDNSEPYGAYCAANSDYVWATGDFVASDLMTAMQQTGYTAHASAEDQHMVLTYLNDFTIGATDSLVIFSVLITLYDADPADLDNTRTLAVQWVKDYLVESCSCCQIVGDVDHNGSGPDIADLVYLVTYMFQNGPEPPCMWEANMNGSVNPEPDITDLVYLVTYMFQNGPDLYPCAGK from the coding sequence TTGAACAAGTCTCACGTGTCTGCGCTGATAATCATTTTACTGATACTCGCGGCGACACCGTCTTTCGCCGTCGATATCGACAAGGGAATTCTGCTCGATATCCCGCCGGAAATTCAGGTCCAACAATTCGGAAAAATAGCAGGATCACAGTTGACGCCGGAGGATTCGGCCGACATTGCAGCCTTCCGTTTCGACGGCGACACGGTCAAAATCCTGGTGGTGCTGGTTCGCTGGTCCGATCGCTGGTCGACTTACCCATCAGCCACGTTCGACAGCATGATCCTGTCCCATGACACCTATCCTCCCGGATCGGTAGCCGATTATTTCGAAGAAGTATCCTACGGTCACGCCCATGTAACGGGTACTGTTCTGGAATGGTACAACGCCGGAATCTACAATGCCGGCTATGACTTCCAGGACCTCCTCCCTATCCTCGATGCCTCCGTCGATTTTTCACAGTACGACGGCAACAACGACGGCGATGTCGATGCGGTCATTTTCGTCCGTGCCGGCACCGGCCAGGAGGACACCGGCGACCCGAACGATATCTGGTCTTACGCCTATCGTTATCCGACCAACAGCGGTCCGGGACCTTACGACGGTGTTTACGTATCCGCCTGGAATACCTCACCGGAACTGCGGCCGTTGCGCGATCCGAGCAATCCCACCCAGTTCAGCGGTGTCGATTCGCTCAACCAGATCCGGGTGTTCTGCCATGAGACAACGCACAATCTCGGTCTGCCGGACATGTACGACTACGATTCCAAACTCGACACGACCACTTACTTCACTCCCAACGACGATAACGACCATCCCTGGGTGGACTGGTGTCTGATGGGCTATGCCGGTTACGGCATTCTGTCGATCAGGTCGGCTGTCCCCCCGCACATCAACGGCTGGGGTAAAATGCAGCTTGGCTGGATCGATCCGATCGAGTTGGTCGGCGAATACGAAGACCTGGTGATTTACGACATCAACACTCATGCCGACAGTTCGCTTTACCTGCTGCCGATCCACGAGACACAGGGTGAGTATTTCCTGCTGGAATACCGGAATCCGCGCTCGACCGGCAAGTTCGATAAGGTCGATTCCGATTTCAGTTGTTATTTCTGGCCGGACTTGACCTATGGCTGCGACACCCTCGACCGGGGCCTGCTCATCTCGCACGTACACGATTCCCTGGGAGCCTACTGGTGGCGAATCAACAACGGCATGCCCTCTTACCCTCACTACACGGTGACAGTGGTTGACGCCGGTTACAATCCGAGCATGGACCTCTATCAGAATCCCGAGGGCCGCCTGACCGACAGCGCCCAATGGTGGTATCCGTACGAAACCCGCCGCGCGGCGACATACAACCCGGACGTTCCGGGCCAGACGGAATTCTCTCCGACCACGACACCGTCGAGCGAAGGGTATTTCGGCCCGACCAACATTACCGTGCGAGTGGACTCGATCGTTGACGACAAGATGTACGCCTATGTTTTCAATCCCTATGGTGATATCGACTTCGACGGCGTCCTGGACGACGGCGACGGCTCCGGTGTAGCCTGGGACAATCCCTGCACCGGCGGCCAGACGGTCGGCTGCGACGACAACTGCCCGTACGAACCGAATCCGGATCAGGCCGACACCAACCACAACCTGATCGGTGATGTTTGCGATTATCGCTTCGAACGCTGGGACACGGTGGCAACCGCATGTGTCTCTCTCACTGTCAGTAATCTGGCCAACTACGGTCATCAATCGAACACCTCCTCCGGCGGGGCCAACATGGCACATCCGAACGAAGACTGCGATCAGACCGCCAACGTATGGCTGTACGACGGTTCCTCGGTGATCTGTTACGTTAACGGGACCGACACTGTCGGCAACTGGTCGCTTTTCCAGCAGTTCCATTACTGCTTTGTCGATGACCGCCGCTGGATGCTCCCCACCGCAACAAGCACTGATTATGACGAGTTTTTCGGCGGTACTCATGTGACAGCCGACTCGACATTAGCTGTCGAGGACACCTGGTACGCCCCGAAGTCATTGACCGACTGTAATTTCGTGATTCACCGAACGACAATCTTCACCTACGACGCCGCGGTCCACTCGGGACTGACTATCGGTGAGGTTACCGACTGGGATGTTCCGGATAATTATGGCTGGAATGTCAGCGGCATTACACCGGGGATGATGCTCTATCAGACCGGCACCGACCTCGATTGCATCGACCAGTCACGTCGCCTGGCAAGCACCGATTTGATCGGCTGGTTCCTCAACGACTCCTGCGATTTGTACGACAACAGCGAGCCCTACGGCGCCTACTGCGCCGCCAACTCAGACTATGTCTGGGCCACCGGCGATTTTGTCGCTTCGGACCTGATGACCGCCATGCAGCAAACCGGATACACCGCTCATGCGAGCGCCGAGGACCAGCACATGGTGCTGACCTATCTTAACGATTTCACTATCGGCGCTACCGATTCACTGGTTATTTTCTCGGTCCTGATCACATTATACGACGCCGATCCGGCCGACCTGGACAACACACGAACACTGGCTGTACAATGGGTTAAGGACTACCTGGTTGAGTCTTGCAGTTGTTGCCAAATTGTCGGGGATGTCGACCACAACGGATCCGGACCGGACATTGCCGACCTGGTTTATCTCGTGACCTACATGTTCCAGAACGGACCGGAACCACCCTGCATGTGGGAAGCGAACATGAACGGTTCGGTAAATCCCGAACCGGACATCACCGACCTGGTCTACCTCGTGACTTACATGTTCCAGAACGGTCCTGATCTATATCCCTGCGCCGGTAAATAG
- a CDS encoding PilZ domain-containing protein — MDEQENEAFTNKRRHPRKKPINYIEIYDSETDEFLGSLADLNIGGLRLLAQHELARNRTYSMRMRLPRSVDETEEIFFSAACRWQLACTSALLRGSYHIGLEIVDIAPFDADMISSLLASSWFRDWRQLPDYDRMRRETGYPEE; from the coding sequence ATGGACGAACAAGAGAACGAAGCCTTCACGAACAAGCGCCGACACCCACGTAAAAAGCCGATCAACTACATCGAAATCTATGACTCCGAGACCGATGAGTTCCTGGGCAGCCTGGCCGACCTCAACATCGGTGGCCTTCGCCTGCTGGCTCAACACGAACTTGCCCGCAATCGCACCTATTCGATGCGGATGCGTTTACCGCGGTCAGTCGATGAGACGGAAGAGATATTCTTCTCTGCTGCTTGTCGCTGGCAACTAGCTTGTACCAGTGCTCTGCTTCGCGGGAGTTACCATATCGGTCTGGAGATCGTGGATATTGCTCCGTTCGATGCCGACATGATTTCAAGCCTGTTGGCTTCAAGCTGGTTTCGGGACTGGAGACAGCTTCCTGACTATGACAGGATGCGCCGCGAAACCGGTTACCCCGAGGAATAA
- a CDS encoding superoxide dismutase — translation MEHKLPNLPFAKDALEPHISAETLEYHHGKHHQAYVNNLNNLIPGTEFADMLLVDIIKKASGGIFNNGAQVFNHTFYWNCLGGPGGEPTGALAEAINKAFGSFAAFKEKFSNTAATTFGSGWAWLVKDASGNLEIVSTSNAACPVRDGKTPLLTCDVWEHAYYIDYRNARPKYIEAFWNLVNWDFVASQL, via the coding sequence ATGGAACACAAGCTGCCCAATCTGCCGTTTGCCAAGGATGCTCTGGAACCGCATATCTCCGCTGAGACCCTGGAATACCATCACGGCAAACATCACCAGGCTTACGTCAACAACCTGAACAATCTCATTCCCGGCACTGAGTTCGCCGACATGCTTCTTGTGGATATTATCAAGAAGGCTTCCGGTGGAATTTTTAACAACGGTGCTCAAGTGTTTAATCACACCTTCTATTGGAATTGTCTGGGCGGTCCGGGCGGTGAACCGACCGGCGCTCTGGCCGAGGCGATCAACAAAGCCTTTGGCTCGTTCGCGGCCTTCAAGGAGAAGTTTTCCAATACAGCCGCCACGACCTTTGGTTCCGGCTGGGCCTGGCTGGTCAAGGATGCTTCGGGGAATCTCGAGATTGTCAGCACCTCGAACGCCGCTTGTCCCGTCAGGGACGGTAAAACCCCGTTGCTAACCTGCGATGTCTGGGAGCATGCTTATTACATCGACTATCGCAACGCCCGTCCGAAATACATCGAGGCTTTCTGGAATCTGGTCAACTGGGATTTTGTCGCCTCACAGCTTTAG
- a CDS encoding DUF1573 domain-containing protein produces the protein MRLRHLLPMLLVLTLAAAVSAGPVLSVSEQDFNFGQAPQNAKISHIFWLRNTGDDTLRIINVKPGCGCTQAPLDKKLISPGDSACLEIIFSTKSYKGRVVKSPTIMTNEGGQPHRVRIHAVIQEQPNQSYPLILSPSAMDLVDLPGADQGKYRINFSNQSDQPLHFKMIDIPADLVAIDLPKELAVGANTDVTLEMTSVGQTKAFLKSLTFELDDPDTTRVTLPLKYQPHVNAER, from the coding sequence ATGAGACTAAGACATCTTCTCCCCATGCTGTTGGTGCTCACCCTGGCCGCTGCCGTTTCAGCCGGTCCCGTGTTGTCCGTATCCGAACAGGATTTCAACTTTGGCCAGGCGCCGCAGAACGCCAAAATAAGCCATATCTTCTGGCTTCGTAATACCGGTGATGATACTCTCAGGATTATCAACGTTAAACCGGGTTGTGGCTGTACTCAGGCGCCGCTCGACAAGAAGCTGATCAGCCCGGGTGATTCGGCTTGCCTTGAGATCATTTTCAGCACTAAGTCCTACAAGGGACGCGTAGTGAAAAGTCCGACTATCATGACCAACGAGGGTGGGCAGCCACATCGGGTCAGAATTCACGCCGTAATTCAGGAACAGCCGAATCAATCCTATCCGCTGATCCTGTCGCCGTCGGCTATGGACCTGGTCGATCTTCCCGGAGCCGATCAGGGCAAGTATCGGATCAACTTCAGTAATCAGTCCGATCAACCGCTTCATTTCAAGATGATCGATATTCCCGCGGATCTGGTTGCGATTGATTTACCCAAAGAACTCGCTGTCGGTGCGAATACCGATGTAACGCTCGAAATGACTTCGGTCGGGCAAACCAAGGCCTTTCTTAAATCGTTGACCTTCGAATTGGATGACCCCGATACCACTCGTGTAACTCTCCCTCTTAAATACCAGCCGCACGTCAACGCTGAGCGTTGA
- a CDS encoding zf-HC2 domain-containing protein → MQCREARARIKQLSNGSLDPVADADLKRHLNECPDCARFCESTVLMSRVLESVRREQTGDMMPLSERRRRVMERIRTHRWPNSQRHWSWTGQSVVAAVTTAVVLLLLLVPFNYYRIVSYNLSLAGVSQDLAENESFCDLLYNLGLHDANVDVLGCDSTCKVLVLDLKTREEAHLVYSAIQQIDDDDLMAQIVPVKSPASSSLLERANETLRVALN, encoded by the coding sequence ATGCAGTGCCGCGAGGCTAGAGCCAGAATAAAGCAGTTGTCAAACGGATCACTTGATCCGGTTGCCGATGCCGATCTGAAGCGTCACCTGAACGAATGCCCTGACTGCGCCCGGTTTTGTGAGTCCACCGTACTGATGTCACGGGTACTCGAATCCGTCCGCCGGGAACAGACCGGGGATATGATGCCGTTGTCGGAGCGGCGGCGTCGGGTGATGGAACGCATTCGGACTCATCGATGGCCGAATTCTCAGCGCCATTGGAGCTGGACCGGACAATCGGTTGTCGCTGCCGTTACTACGGCGGTCGTGCTCCTGCTGTTGTTGGTGCCGTTCAATTATTATCGTATTGTCAGTTACAATCTGTCTTTGGCCGGAGTAAGTCAGGATCTGGCCGAGAATGAATCATTTTGCGATCTGCTCTATAACCTGGGTCTGCATGACGCCAATGTCGATGTTCTCGGGTGCGACAGTACCTGTAAAGTGCTGGTGCTCGATCTGAAGACTCGTGAGGAAGCTCACCTGGTTTATAGTGCCATTCAGCAGATCGACGATGATGACCTCATGGCTCAGATTGTTCCGGTGAAATCGCCCGCGAGCAGTAGTTTGCTCGAACGAGCCAACGAAACCCTGCGTGTGGCTCTCAACTAA
- a CDS encoding RNA polymerase sigma factor, translating into MEPKKDRFWKLLEPEYVRANMFCRRLAGDATQGDDVFEDALIIAYRKFHQLRDEMAFRSWLYRVMANTYTSSVRSSWFRRRVDLTPEIEQTLVGDDPLGRHTAGRWLKRAMAVLSPQQRVLITLHELEGWTLTELSELTGKPESALKSRLFRARNRMRKAIEKYSVCATENRPLSDKTDEETECSAARLEPE; encoded by the coding sequence ATGGAGCCCAAAAAGGACCGCTTCTGGAAGCTTCTGGAACCGGAGTACGTTAGGGCGAACATGTTCTGTCGTCGGCTGGCCGGCGATGCAACTCAGGGAGACGATGTTTTCGAGGATGCCCTGATAATTGCCTATCGCAAATTCCACCAGCTTCGCGATGAAATGGCGTTTCGCTCCTGGCTATACAGGGTCATGGCCAACACCTACACCAGCAGCGTCCGAAGCTCCTGGTTCCGGCGTCGGGTTGACCTGACACCGGAGATAGAGCAGACGCTGGTCGGTGACGACCCGCTTGGTCGACATACTGCCGGCCGCTGGCTTAAACGGGCCATGGCGGTACTTTCGCCCCAGCAGCGTGTCCTGATTACGCTTCATGAACTGGAAGGCTGGACCCTGACGGAACTTTCCGAGCTGACCGGTAAACCGGAGTCGGCGCTCAAATCGCGACTTTTCAGAGCCCGAAACCGGATGAGAAAGGCAATCGAGAAATACTCGGTGTGCGCCACTGAAAATAGACCGCTGTCGGATAAGACCGACGAGGAGACAGAATGCAGTGCCGCGAGGCTAGAGCCAGAATAA